GCCGCGAGGTCGCGGAAATGCTGGCATCGGCGTACCAGAAGCCGCCGCGGTCGAGCCAGTTCCCGGGACCGACGTAATGCGAATCGAACGAGCCGCTCATCGCGCCGCTGTGAACGTCTAATCCGACGTCGGCAGTGTGGAGCGGCGATTGCCCCGTTTGCCCACCGTCGATAAGCGTAACGTTATTCCTCATGAGGCTCTTCTCGAGGTTGAAGTAGAACTCCGACTCCACGTTATAGTCGGCCGAAAGATCGAGAAAACGCGTCAGCCGCGAATCGAGCGAGAGGACGATCCCCCGGTAGTGTGCTTGCGCGGCATTGTACGTGGTTCCGACGGCCAGGTTCGCTTCGGTTGGGTTATTGTGGCAGAACGCGTCGATCTTGTTCAGATAGCCGTTGATGATGCTCGCCGGAATCTGCGAAAAGCCGGTATCGGTTAGCGGCAGCGTGCCGCCGAGTAAGCCGTTCCATTCAGTGGCATCGTACACGTCGGCTTGCAGGTTCGTTCCCGAAGTGAAGCGGTGCGCGTACGTAAGGTCGGCGTCCGTCGCGGTCTCGGGTTTGAGATTGGGATCGCTCACGCCACCGATTGCGTTTCGTGCGCCCGGACCGCAGACCGGGTTGAAGCCGGAAACGTCGGAGTTGAGGCTTGGCAGTGCATACAGCAGCGCGGGATCGGGTTCGCTATACGAATGGCCGCCGCTCAAGCGCAGCGTGTCGTTGTTGGTCGGACGATAGACGTACGCCAGACGCGGATCGAAGTTGGTGACCCGCGTGTTGTTGGAATGCTGGAACCACAAGTCGGCAAAAACCGACGACCGCCCGTTGGGGGTCCACTGATCGCTCGCAAAATAGCTCGTGCTGCTCAGGTGAAAGTCTTGGAACGGTACGATCCCCTGCAGCGGATTGCCAAAGATGTCGGTGGCTTGATTGAATGAGTCGCCGGTGTGCGCCTGATGCTGAAAGTACAGGCCGAACGACAGATTGTTTTTGGACAGCGGCAGTTGATCGGCGACCAGAAATCCGTGCGTGAGAAATCGATCGCTCGAATAACCCCCGATTTGGGGTCCCGGCGGCGAGAAATCGTCGGTGGCGTAGTTGTCGATGAACCCGTCGACCAAGAGCTGCGAAATACCGATGCTGCGCGTCAGACGGACGTGATAATCCTGGTCGCGGTTTGCGGTAAAGGAGTTGGGGCCGCCGCCGGCTGGTCCGGCCGTCATGGCCGCGGCTTGGCTTGCCGTAAAACAGCCGAAGCCGCCCGGCCCGTTATCGAGAAACGCCACCGTATCGTAGCAGACTCCGCGTTTTCCGTCGGGCAGCACGACGCTCGTCTTTTCGCGCGAGGCGAGTTCGAGCCCATATTCGTAGAGGTTGTACGGATAGGGATTGTAGTCGTTGTCGCCGTTGCCGGTATGATCGACCCACGACGTCGCAATGTAGGCTGTCGCCTCAATGCTCGTCTTATTGTCGAGGCGGTACGTGAACTTGGCAAGGTCGTTGCGCAAATCGTAAGCGCCGCTCACCGCGTAGGTGTTGGCCGCGACATTGCCCGACGTGACGTTGGGATAGCCGTTGGCATCGGCGCCGAGCAATCCGCTTTGCCTGACGAGCTGCGGGCTGTATAAGCCGCTCGTCCCCTGCACGCCGAACGCGAGCGCATAGCCGAGATTGCCGGTCGTACCGGTCGCCGACCATTCCGTGAGCAGCTGGTCCTGATTGCCGATGCCCTGCGCAACGATGGCGCGCGGTTCGCGGGTCGGATCGAGCGTCACGAAGTTCACCGCTCCGGCGATCGTCGAGACGCCGTACAATCCGGTCGCGCCCGAGCCGAACGTAACGCTCGCATCACGCAGACCCCAGAACGGCGAGACGGCGTAGTTGTAGCCCGCGCCTTGCGCGCCGATCGGACCGATCGGGTGCCCGTCGAGCAGCGTCGCGGTTTCGGTTGGATCGAAGCCACGGATGCTGATCGTCGCGTCATCACCGACCGACGATGAACTGGCATTGGACGTTACGCCGGGCAGCGTTCCCAACAGATCGCCGGCGCGCAAGATGTCTTGTTGCTGCATCACCCCCGGGTTGGCGTACTCGGTCACGGTGCTCGAGCTCGCGATCGTTTTGGCGGCGCTATCGACGTGCGCAATGGTTTGCAACGCGTTCGTTCCGGGTGTCAGCGCGGTGCGAAAGACGAAATCGGCCGTCCCCGGTGCGATCGTGACGCCGATGACGCGCTGCTGTTGGTAGCCGCGCGCGATCACGGTGATTTGGTAGCCGGCCGGGGCGACGCCGCGGAATTCGAACGAGCCGTCGCCCGCGGTCGAGGTCTGAGCGATCGTCTTTTGGCTAGACTGCAAGAGGATTGTAGCGCTGGGAATCGGCAGACCGCTGCGCACGTCGAAGACGCGGCCGTGAATCGTGGTCAGCGTCGCGCCGAGTGCGACTGGTGAAAAGAGGATCACGACAAGCGCCACGCGCGCGACAAATGAGGACGTGCTCACCTCGTGAAGCGTACGCCCGCGACTTTAAGTCGAGATTATCGCAGCCTAACGGTCGTCACGCGCGAGCAAGAAGCCGCTCGATCTCCGCTTCGTCCAACAACTGCGCGGCCGCAGCCGCATCGTCGAAGATGCCGGCCGCGAGTGCGCCTTTACGTTCCTGTAGATCGAGAATACGTTCTTCGACGGTGCCGACGGTAATGAGTTTATAGACGAAGACGGGTTTGTGCTGACCGATGCGATGCGCGCGATCGGTCGCCTGACGCTCGACCGCGGGGTTCCACCACGGATCGTAGTGGATGACGGTGTCGGCGGCGGTGAGGTTGAGTCCCGTGCCCCCCGCCTTGAGACTAATCAAGAACAGCGGCACCTCGCCGCTTTGAAAGCGCCGTACCGGCGTTTCGCGATCCTTGGTCGTGCCGCGAATTTCCACGTACTCGATGCCGCGTTCCTCGAGCTCAGGTTTGATCAGATCGAGCATCGACGTGAACTGCGAAAAGAGGAGCACGCGCCGGCCTTCGTCGATGAGCTCGGGCAGCATCTCGAAGAGCGCCTCGAGCTTGCTCGAGTCGTGCACGTTGCGCGCGGCCGGGAGCTTAACCAGCCGCGGATCGCAGCAGACCTGGCGCAGCTTGAGCAACGCGTCGAGTACGACGATTCGGCTGCGCGCCAGGCCGCGGCGCTTCATCTCGGCGCGCACGCGCTCGTGCATCGCCAGGCGAATCGTTTCGTAGAGATCGCGCTGCGCGCCGTCGAGCTCCACGCGCGTAACGATTTCGGTCTTGGGCGGCAGGTCGAGCGCGACGTCTTCCTTGGTGCGCCGCATCAAGAACGGCCGCAGCCGCGCCGCCAGCAACGCGCGGCGCGCCGTATCGCCGCGCTTCTCGATCGGCGTGCGAAAGACGCGCGCAAACTTCGTTCGCTCGCCCAGCAAACCCGGGATGGCGAAGGAGAGGATCGACCACAGCTCGTCGAGATGATTCTCGATCGGCGTACCGGTGAGCGCGAGGCGCTGCACAGCGCGCAAGCGCGCCGCAGCCTGCGCACCCTTCGAGCGAGGATTCTTCACGAACTGCGCCTCGTCGAGCACGACCATCTGCCACTCGCGTTCGGTCAGGCGATCGGCGTCGCGGTGGAGCAGCGCGTAGCTCGTCAGCGCGACGTCGCTGTCGTCGATGTGGGAGTAGCGCTCCGCCCGATCGTTGCCAGAGAGCGAGACGACGCGCAGGTGTGGCACGAAACGCGCGATCTCGGCGCGCCAGTTCGGCAGCACGCTGGTCGGCGCGACGATTAGCACCGGTCCGCTCAATCGCCCGCGCGCCTTTTCGATCGCGAGGTGAGCCAGGAACTGGACCGTTTTCCCGAGGCCCATGTCGTCGGCGAGCACGCCCCCCAAGCCGTGACGCCGCAGCAGCTCCAGCCACGCCACGCCGTGCGTTTGATAGGCTCTGAGTTCGCCTTTAAAGGTGGCCGGCAGCGTAACCGGTTCGTGCTGCGCGCTCGTCAGCTCGTTCAGCGCGGCGCGCAACGGTTGCGTTGCCGCCGACCAGCGCAGCGGCAGCGCTGCCTCGATGGCGCCCATCGCAGCGACGTGCGCGGGCGTGAGTTCGAGCCGGCCTTCTTTATTGAGCGGCGCATCGAACAGCTCGACCAGCGTCGAAACGATGCGCCCGATGCGCTCGGGCGGCAGCGCGGCGAACGCGCCGTTAGGCAGCCGGCCGTAGAGCGTACGAGCGTGCGGGCCGCTCAGCTCGGCATTGAGTTGTGCGATTGACTGCACGCCTAAGGTTTGCAGCGCGTCGACGACCACCGGCAAGAGCGAAACGCGTTTGCCTTCGAGATCGATGCCGATGTCGAGTTCGAACCAGCGGTTCTCGCTCGCGACGATCTCGGCGTCCCAGGCCGCGTCGTCGATGTGCACGACTTCGTACGGAAAGGTCGGATCGATCTCAATCTGCCAGCCGCGCTCGCGCAACGCCGGAACGGCGTCGTCGAGAAAGCGCACCCAAGATCGTTCCGCCGCTTCGAACTGCGCCTGCGGCCACGCGATGGAGCGCAAGCCGTACTCGGCCAGCGTCGCGCGCGCGGTCGCTTCGAACGCAAGCCGCCGCGGCCACATCGTTACGATACCCTGCGCGTTCGTCTCCTGAAACTCGAACGTCGGCTCGTCGGGACGGACAGTCTTGTCGCCGTAGGCGAACGAGAGCTCCGCAATCGCCGGATTGCCGCGCAGTAACAAACGCACGATGGGATCGCGTTCGATGACGTTGAGCTGGGCGTCGGACTGCGGCGGCGGAACGGCGTGTGCGATCGGAATGCGATGCCACATCGTGTGCGCGCGCCGCGCTTGCCGTGCGTTCAGCGACGGTGCGAGCGCGAGCGCGCTAGCAAGTTCTGGCGTGATGCCGAGATCGATCGTGCCGGCTTCGTTGTGATCGGGGTCGGCGTACCAAAGCGGATCACTCGGCAACAAGCGCGCCGACGGACGGCCGTGGATGCCGGCTCGCTGCCGCCGGTCGATGGGGTCGATGCGCCACGTGAACTTCGCGTCGCCCATGTCGGCACGCTGCAAGGGTGGATTGTTGGGCGAATGCCAATGTACGCGGCCAGTGGCGAGCAGCAGATCGAGCAGCGTTGCGAAGAGTTTTGGCGAGAGCGTACCGAGGCCGGTCAGGCCGCTGACGCTCGCGAGCCGACCGATGGTGCGATCGACCGGCGTCGTATAGCGTCCCGTACCTTGGCCGAGATGGGCGAGCTCGATCGCGCGCCCCATCGAGCGCTCGCCGTTTTTGAGCAGCGTCGCGACCCGCGCGATCAACTCCACGCGCGGAACGTAGTACGACTCGCGCACGTCGAGGAGATAGATGACGTACTCGCGCCGCGGCGCAGTGGACTCGAAACGCTGCGCCGTGATCGCTTGCAGCCAGCTATCAACGGCCCCGTCGGCGGCATCGCGAGCGCCGCCCTCGGCGGCAAGGATCGCGGCCGCCGCTCCGTGCTTGCAGTTACGGCCGATAGGGCAGTCGCAGGTGCTGCGAAGCCGGCGCTCGCCCTCGCGCCACTCGATCACGACTTCGTATGGGAGCGCCGACGTGCCGCGCACCGATGCTTCGATGCGCCCGTTGCCAGCGGCCGCGTCGAGCCGCACCACCCGTCCGCTGCGCGCGTAACCCATCCCGCGCGTAAACGTCGTCGGATCGAAGGAAGCACGTGCAATGTCAAGTGTAAAGCGCAACCTTCGTTGTTACGACGTTCGGCACGCCGTCCCATTTGCGGCATTCCGCACGCGGGCGAAGCGACTAGCCGCGTCGAAGCGTCCAGTGTATAGTTTA
The sequence above is drawn from the Candidatus Baltobacteraceae bacterium genome and encodes:
- a CDS encoding DEAD/DEAH box helicase, with protein sequence MRFTLDIARASFDPTTFTRGMGYARSGRVVRLDAAAGNGRIEASVRGTSALPYEVVIEWREGERRLRSTCDCPIGRNCKHGAAAAILAAEGGARDAADGAVDSWLQAITAQRFESTAPRREYVIYLLDVRESYYVPRVELIARVATLLKNGERSMGRAIELAHLGQGTGRYTTPVDRTIGRLASVSGLTGLGTLSPKLFATLLDLLLATGRVHWHSPNNPPLQRADMGDAKFTWRIDPIDRRQRAGIHGRPSARLLPSDPLWYADPDHNEAGTIDLGITPELASALALAPSLNARQARRAHTMWHRIPIAHAVPPPQSDAQLNVIERDPIVRLLLRGNPAIAELSFAYGDKTVRPDEPTFEFQETNAQGIVTMWPRRLAFEATARATLAEYGLRSIAWPQAQFEAAERSWVRFLDDAVPALRERGWQIEIDPTFPYEVVHIDDAAWDAEIVASENRWFELDIGIDLEGKRVSLLPVVVDALQTLGVQSIAQLNAELSGPHARTLYGRLPNGAFAALPPERIGRIVSTLVELFDAPLNKEGRLELTPAHVAAMGAIEAALPLRWSAATQPLRAALNELTSAQHEPVTLPATFKGELRAYQTHGVAWLELLRRHGLGGVLADDMGLGKTVQFLAHLAIEKARGRLSGPVLIVAPTSVLPNWRAEIARFVPHLRVVSLSGNDRAERYSHIDDSDVALTSYALLHRDADRLTEREWQMVVLDEAQFVKNPRSKGAQAAARLRAVQRLALTGTPIENHLDELWSILSFAIPGLLGERTKFARVFRTPIEKRGDTARRALLAARLRPFLMRRTKEDVALDLPPKTEIVTRVELDGAQRDLYETIRLAMHERVRAEMKRRGLARSRIVVLDALLKLRQVCCDPRLVKLPAARNVHDSSKLEALFEMLPELIDEGRRVLLFSQFTSMLDLIKPELEERGIEYVEIRGTTKDRETPVRRFQSGEVPLFLISLKAGGTGLNLTAADTVIHYDPWWNPAVERQATDRAHRIGQHKPVFVYKLITVGTVEERILDLQERKGALAAGIFDDAAAAAQLLDEAEIERLLARA
- a CDS encoding TonB-dependent receptor, with the translated sequence MSTSSFVARVALVVILFSPVALGATLTTIHGRVFDVRSGLPIPSATILLQSSQKTIAQTSTAGDGSFEFRGVAPAGYQITVIARGYQQQRVIGVTIAPGTADFVFRTALTPGTNALQTIAHVDSAAKTIASSSTVTEYANPGVMQQQDILRAGDLLGTLPGVTSNASSSSVGDDATISIRGFDPTETATLLDGHPIGPIGAQGAGYNYAVSPFWGLRDASVTFGSGATGLYGVSTIAGAVNFVTLDPTREPRAIVAQGIGNQDQLLTEWSATGTTGNLGYALAFGVQGTSGLYSPQLVRQSGLLGADANGYPNVTSGNVAANTYAVSGAYDLRNDLAKFTYRLDNKTSIEATAYIATSWVDHTGNGDNDYNPYPYNLYEYGLELASREKTSVVLPDGKRGVCYDTVAFLDNGPGGFGCFTASQAAAMTAGPAGGGPNSFTANRDQDYHVRLTRSIGISQLLVDGFIDNYATDDFSPPGPQIGGYSSDRFLTHGFLVADQLPLSKNNLSFGLYFQHQAHTGDSFNQATDIFGNPLQGIVPFQDFHLSSTSYFASDQWTPNGRSSVFADLWFQHSNNTRVTNFDPRLAYVYRPTNNDTLRLSGGHSYSEPDPALLYALPSLNSDVSGFNPVCGPGARNAIGGVSDPNLKPETATDADLTYAHRFTSGTNLQADVYDATEWNGLLGGTLPLTDTGFSQIPASIINGYLNKIDAFCHNNPTEANLAVGTTYNAAQAHYRGIVLSLDSRLTRFLDLSADYNVESEFYFNLEKSLMRNNVTLIDGGQTGQSPLHTADVGLDVHSGAMSGSFDSHYVGPGNWLDRGGFWYADASISATSRPFTLTLGINNVFNSVAANYGYIGLGTYQPENQYGRDLNAFDQASELFGLPYRGVRFVLTFDSGTSI